In Myotis daubentonii chromosome 11, mMyoDau2.1, whole genome shotgun sequence, the genomic window GGGGCTCAGGCCTGGCCCTCTGGCCTCGGGAGCGGGCAGTCCAGGTGGGGCTCGCTCTGTCCTGGGCAGTTTGCTCAACTTCTCTGGGCCCTGGTGCCACCTGGAAAAATGTGGATTCAACTCGGgcccgccccccgctccccaaGAGCAGCGGGGGCTGCCCCTCTTCACAGCGGGTGGGCCTCAGGGCCACCTGTCTCCCACTGAGGGAGCAGACATTCCCTGCCACCTGCAGAGGGCCTGTGGTGACAAGTGCCAGCTGTTTCGGGAACATCTCACACACCTGAGATCCCCGAGTCCACGGGGGAGGCGGCCGAGGCAGGAAGCGAGGAGGCGAGCTGTCTGGTCCTGCCCACCCAAGCGGGGGGCCCCCACCgactctgtcttctctctcccacttcacccccggggccaggcccctccctctggcccgcAGCCACGCCAGACGGGGTGGGCAGAGTGAAAACCCCACTGGAATGGAGGAGTTCCGGTGATGACAGCCCCAAGGCCTTCAAGACCCTCCGCCTCCCCATACACTCTTGCCTCCCAGTTTGGGGCTGGACAACGACAGGGAAACGgcctcctgggccagaggcctgcGCTCAGAGGAGCCCTGATGGgatgtgtggggggcggggcgggggcggggttgCAGGTGGGGCAGCTCCTGGACTCCGGCCACTCACTGGCCAAGGGCACTTTCCTCCGCACTGACCAGCTGTGCAGTCAGGTGGACACACCTGGAGTCTCAGGTGGTGTCCAGGGAAGAGGCCCTGGTGCCTTCCCAGGAGAACCAATTCTGGGTCCCAGGAGGCGGGGAGGACCGGTTTGCCCTCCCGCCCCAGGGTGGACTCTGCCCCCTCTTCGGTGGGGAGGGCTGAGCAGCCTCATTTGGGTTAATTATGCCCCCACCACTCAGGGAGCAGAGTGGGGGGGCAGCACTCCCATATTTTAGGATCTTAATTCCCTCTTGCAGCCAACCACCTCCGGCCCCATCACTGTCACCTGTCACTCAGGTATCCAGGAAACAGCCTCTGTTGCTAGGGGGCTGGCCTGGTACCAGGTGGCTAGCGCAGAGTGGGGCGATGAGGCGTGAGGAGCAGGCTGGGGTTTTCCCCAGGAAGCACCCGGGGGCCGCGGGAGGAGGGGCTGAGTGGGGGTGGATCATCCCTGAGTAGCTGAGGTCCTCACACAGGCCACCGGAAAGCCCCAAGCCCTGAGCCTTCCTGCAGGCAAGTATTTTGGGGTCCTGTGGTTGCTAAGCAACTGCTCCGGGTTGCCGTGGAAACTCTCCCTTCTGGGGCTTGTCCTTTTTAGGGGGATGCCCTCTCTCTGGCGTGGCTGCCCTGGGAGGACGCTCTGAGGCTCATgctccttccctcacccccacagaGAGCCCCCGCCAGCTGTGACCGCAGAGAGGACTCCTTGAGGTTCAAAGCCCAGAAcctgcccacctcctgccccctcaCTGAAAACGCCACGCCCAGAGCCCAAGGCCTTCATTAGCGGGGAGAGCACGGAAGGGCTCATTAGCCTCCACGCCCACTGCGAACCGCCACCTCCGGGCCTGCCCGGCCCTGACCGGGGCCTGCCCGGCCCTGACCGCTGGACGCTCACTGTCATTGGAAGAAATCTGGTCCCAGCACCCAGGCCCACCCCTGCCAGGTTTGTCTGCCCCAGGGACTTGCCCACCAGCCCTGCCACTACTTAGCAGCGGGAGTCCCTTCGCCTTCCAGGGCCTCagcttccccccccgccccccccccccccccgtgaggaTGGCGCTGGCACCTGCCTCGCAGGCACCGTGAAGCACTGCACCCCCAGGCACCCCCAGGGCACAGGAGAGGCGGGGAGCGGCCCACAGCTGGGCGCCAGGCACCGCTGTTGTTCTGTTCCGGTCCCCACACCCCTGCTCCAGGTCTCGGGCCTCAGACAGGAGCCGAGGCGCTCTGCCCCTCGGATAAGTCTATCTGCCCGGCCGGATAAGTTTCTGTCCAACCAATGCCCTGCTGTCAACAGCCAGTGGCATCGGGACTGTGGCGTCAGCAGCGCCCAGGGTCTCAGTAAGAGATGGCCTCCACTCCAGGACTTTGCCCCCTCAATGATGTCCACGGGAGCCCCCGCTCTGGTACAGGACAGGGTGGAACCCCACCCCGTGAAAGGGGGAGTCAAGCAGCACCGCCCCACTGAGGGGCAGGTCTCTGGGGAAGGGATCCCTCCAGCCTCGACCTGCCCCACAGCCCACCCATTCCCACGCTGCCTTCCGAGCGCCCCAGAcccgggacccgccccgcccgccccgcggtAACAGGAGAGCTGCCTGGAAAGCGCAGGTGGAGCCAGGGCTGCAGGACCCGGGACCCTCTGGGAGGGCCGGCTCAGCCTGCAGGTGCAGGAGGCCATCCCGCGGACCCCTGGCTGCCCATCCGCGTCGCCGCCGCTGCCGGCACTACCCCTGCCCCGCCTCGTCTGACCTCCTCGGGAGTATGTCACCCCTGAAATGACTGTGCTCCGGTCTGTTTACAGTTGAGTGTCGTCTCCTAGAAACTGGAAGGTGAGACCTTTGTCTACGATGCGGGCTGCAGCCGCTCACAGCCACGCTGGGGTGGCCCCCGGGTcacagcgccacctgctggcGCTGCTCCAGGCTTGCGGGGCAGGGGAGCGAGCTGTCCCCCAGCTCACCCCCAGCTCACCCCAGGCTCCACTTACACCCGCAGCCCGAGCTGCCGGCAGATGCCAGAGACGCCTCAGACCCCAGCGCTCCTCCTGCAGCTGGGCCCGGGTACCTGGCCTGCAGGAGAGAGTCACTCATGTCCCCGATGTGGGTGGGACTGTGCCTCGCCTCCTACTCCCCAAAGATATGGACCCTAACTAACCCCGGGCACCTGGGAATAAGactttatttagaaatagggtctTGGCAGGTACaaccaagttaagatgaggtcacactggatGCGGGTGGGTCCTCACCAAAGGCAAGTGACTGATGCCCTCAGAGGACGAGGGGGAACTGGGCAGAGACCCAGAGGCCATGCGCAGGCAGAAGCAGAGTCCGGAGCGACGGCTCCAAAGGCAAGGACACTAGGGAGCCGGCCACCACCCTAGTGGTGGAGGAAGCGGGGAGGCGAGAGGCTGCTCACACCCTGACGCTGGGTTTCTggctccagaactgagagagaagaaacttctggtttttttcttttttgcaattaatttcagagaggaaggagagggagagagagagatagaaacatcagtgatgagagagaatcatcgatcgagCCTCCGGCacctcccacactggggatcgagcctgcaacccgggcctgtgccctgaccaggaatcgaactgtgacctcctggttcataggtcgacgctcaaccactgagccgcaccagccgggCACTTCTGTTTTGAGCCACCccgtttgtggtactttgttaaaGCAGCCCCACTGAGCCCACCtctgctcccccccgcccccccacatcATCCTCAGCATTGCACCTCCTCTAACCAGCCCTGACCACAGGGCAGCTTCTCAGAGTCTCTGCACCGTgagcccccctaccccccagctaCACACTGTTCCCAGACCTGTGCAGGGCGGGCTCCTCTCGTCCTGGGGGTCACAGCATAAATGTCACCCTGGAGGCCGTTAGGCCCACCTAGGGTCCCGCCCTCCCTCGGCACCTGCTTCCTGCCCCCGCAGCACTGCTCTTCTCTCCCACAAGGACTTGCTCTTGTGCTTTTGTCCCTCTGCCCTTCCATGGGGCTCCTGCTcctggggtgagggctgggggcgcAGAAACTGGATAATGAGAGGGCCTCAGAGCCCCTCCAGCCTCTGAGCAGCTCACACTGGACATGGACACCAATAATAAAAGGTGCACGCTGTGTCCGAGGCAGCCGGATGCCCAGAATGACCCCTGGGTGTCCCTTCCCTGCTCCGGTGGCTCCATTGAGCACAGTGTGCACagcccgccccctggtggtcatccccggccctgcagccccaggcaaggaaaccagaaaacaaaacacacaccttTGTTTGGACGTAGTCAAGGCAGCTGCTCTCCCTGTCACCGGAGGGCTGAGGGACAGGACCTGCGAGCTCCAGGAGCAATGCCGGGGACCCCAGGACCCTCTCTCGCTCCCCTCTTTCCGCCCACCGTCCTGGTGTCTAGTTCATTCACGAGGCCGcctcaccccagccagggcagtaacTCCGGACCCACTTCCAAATGAAGACCCCACGGCTCCTGCAAGGATGGCCTGGTCCTTGGTCCCCAGAGGAACAGCCCAGTGCTCGGCCATGTTCTGctacccaggccccaggcccctcaaCCCCCAGGCTGCACAGAGGACCTCACGGGAGTAGAAAGCATTTTCCACGGACGCGGAGCACAGGGGTCACCGATGGAGAGCCAGGGGCAACAGGCTCTTCTAGGGCACCCTCTGTGCACCCCAACTTATAGAGAAAGAGACTAAGGCCTTTTCTCCTGTAGCCCCCCCATAGTAGAGAGGGGGTCTCCTTCTAGTTCCAGGAGCCCTGAATGGAGGACGAAGGGCTCCAAGTCCTCTCCCTGCTGCCCTCTCCATGGCCCAGcccaggcaggccctgggcacCTTTGGGACCCCTGGCCATCAGCctgcatctctcccctcctcaTGTATGGGCCCCAGGCGTGATGCTAGGAGACCAGAGGCTCCTGCCTGATGGCGGGGctgcctccagcctcctctcccctgccacctgcGCCCTCCTCTGAACACACTCCGTGGCCCCACCTGGGAAGTAAGTCACTGTGTGTACGTGTGCCTGTGCCCACGTGGGGATGCCTGGAGGAAGGGCCCCACAGGGGAGTGGTGAACAGGGTTCCCCCGGGATCTTAGGGGTTCTCATTCCCAAAGGAAACCCCACGGGAGAACTGAGGCTGGCCTAGGAGGCTGGAACCCTCCCTGCGCCTGTGGATCCTGCCCACCGCGTGAGCTCCGGGCcagtccctgcctctctcctggcctcagtttccctattgtACCAGGAGGGGTTGAACGCGGAACTGCGTAAGCGCGCGCGGAGCGTGAACGCAGTGCCGCGCTCCCTCCCCGCCGGATGGGGTGTGGCGGGGGACACGCGGTCCTCCCTCCACCCGCGACGCGCCGGGGAGGGTGGCCAGGCCGGGCGTGGCACTCACCTGGCAATCTACCATCATCCTCAGCCCTGGCAGCGCATCGCCGGCCCCGGGGTGGGGCCCGGGACTCGCAGAGGCCGCTCGCCTCGGCCCGCGCGCCGCACAGGGGGGCGCCCGGCGGCGAGGCTCATGGCGCGGCCTCCCGTCCCCGCCGCGCCCggggagccgccgccgccgccgccagcgcCGCTCCCATTGTCTGCGCCGCCCGCCGGCCGCTCGGGCCCCGCCGCACGGTTCCGCCCGGCTCCGGGCCGCCGCCGGGTGGGCGGGGtcagccaggccccgccccgctcgCCGCAGGTGTGAGGGGCGGGCCCGCGCGAGCTCGGGCGCGCGCACAGCCTCCCTCGGGCCGGTGGACTCGGGCGCCGCGGGGCCTGCGATCCGCCGCGGGCGCGCGCACCCAGGAGCCCCGCCTCGCCGCGCGCGCCGCGCACCCGGGACTCCGCTCGGCGGTCCCGCGCCTCCCGCCCTCGCAGCCCGCCGCGTGCTCCCTGCGCCCCCTTAAGGCCTCCGACCACCCCAAACCCAACCGGGCCGAGTCCGCCGGTGTTGGGCCCGGGGGTCATGGAGACCTGAGGACACGGGAGTCATCGCAGGGGACACCCCCATCCTGTCGTCCTGGTCCCCATTTGCCACCTGCAGAGGTAGTTGGGTGGATGGCTGGTCCAGGGGACCTGGAATGGGAATGGACACGAGGAGGCAGCCAGGTGAGGCCGCCCCTTCTACCTTTCCTTGAACCCCTCCGCTTTCTTCCTGGCAGGACCCCAGACGGTGGTCCATCTTGTCGCTGCGGCGCCCTGGCTGGAGTGAGAGGGCTGCGCGGCTGTGGGGGAGAGAGCTCCACCCCAGATGGGCCAGTGCTGGGGGTAGTTACTGTTATTGGGGAGCCCCCTGGACCCTCAGTGCTTTCACCCACTTAAGAGAGAGCGGTGGCCCCAGTACTTAGGACCTCTCAGCTCTTCATGACCAACTCCAGCTGTGAAGAGGTGGGGGGCCGGTCAGAATCATTGCTCTTtgcagccctgagcctgggctgACCTTGTCTTCTGTTGGGGCTCCCTGGCCAGGGAAGGGCCGGGAGGAGGTGGCCCtgagccagccccactcccagctcAGTTTGGGCCCGGTGCCCCTCAGACCTGGAGTCTTCCCAGCCGGGTCTCACGCCCCTGGGGACTGGCTGACCCTGGTCCCCATCCCAGGGCATGGCCCTGAGATACCAGTGACAGAACCCAACTCCTGGGACCTAACCAGGGGCCAGGCTCTCCCCCCAAAGGAGCTGAGGGCCGGGGGCCGGGGTGCTCCACGGATGGGAAGGTTGAGGGGGTGGGTTGAGGCCCAGCCTGACCCAGTGGGGAGCCGGAGGGCCTGGagacagcccagcagcccttctGACAGGCTCAGATCTGAACTGCAGGTACCAATCTTGCCAGGACAGATCAGTTTGGGGTttctgaagtttatttttaaaaattttaatatatatttttattgatttcagagacaaagggagagagagagaaatatcaatgatgagctagaatcactgatcggctgcctcctgcacgcccctactggggatcgagcccacagcccggcatgagccctgaccaggaatcaaaccgtgactgcctggttcataggtcaatgctcaaccactgagccacactggccggtgGTTCTGAAGTTTTCAAGTGGCAGACGCACTGTAAGCGAGGGACAGATTACAAAATCAAGGCTGTGCACGGGCTCCGGGGCAAGCACAGCCGCTGGGGTCAGACTGGCCGGGGTTCGGGCCCGCAGTGGGCAGGGCCTGCTCCTTCCACAGCCCTGCTTCAGACCTGCCTCCCGGGGGACACACGGGCCACGGGCCCACCCTGTCCCTTTGCCTCGGAAGCACCCCAGGGCCTCGCCAGCCCAAGCTTTCTCCTCATACTGGTCCCTCGGTCTGCCCGACCCTGGTGATCACCAGCCAGACCGCGTGCTGCAGGAGGAGTGGGCTCTGGGCTGGCACCCAGCTTCTCCAGGGTGGGTGCCCATCCGGATGTGGCTAGAGCGCACCCCTTCCTGCTCTCCACCTCTCCTCTCCGCGACAAAGGTGCTCTCAGATGCACAAGTGGGAAGCCCTGGTTAGGGCCCAGCAGGCTCCACCTTTATGCAGCTGGACTGGAAACCAGACGGGGTCCTGAGTGAGGACTGGCTGGGGGACATCGCAGTGCCGGGAGCCCTGCGGCCGGGGAAAAGGGGACCTGGGTGCCCTTCACAACCAGCAGTGAGAAGTGAGCTCGAAGGGCAACAGGCAGCaaaagggggcaggggtgggaacgCAGGCGCTGAGCAGGGCAGGCCGCAGAGCCGCCGAAGGCACGTCTGTGGGAGCCTCTGGGCCTGCCCTCTTCACCACTAgtctcccctccctgtccccctcttAGGCGACATTCGAGGTTTGGGTTCTCATGTGGGCACAGCCCTTTATGGTGTATAAAGGCCCTTCCCGTCTTTCCCGTTGGATTTTCCTGACAGGGAGGCAGGCCGGGCAGGGCAGGTCTCAGCTAAGGCGTGGGAAGTGAGGCACTGACGGGCGAGCTGGGTGCTCCTCTGGGGCAAGTTGGGTGCACCCCTGAGGCGAGTTGGGTgctccctggggctgctgggtgctcccCTGGGGTGAGCTGGGTGCTCCCTGGGGCTGCGGGGTGCTCCTCTGGGGTGAGCTAGATGCTTCCCTGGGGTGAGCTGGGTgctccctggggctgctgggtgctccctggggctgctgggtgctcccCTGGGGTGAGCTGGGTGCTCCTCTGGGGTGAGCTAGATgctccctggggctgctgggtgctcctCTGGAGTAAGCTGGGTgctccctggggctgctgggtgctcctCTGGAGTAAGCTAGGTgctccctggggctgctgggtgctcccTGGGGTGAGCTGGGTGCTCCTCTGGGGTGAGCTAGGTgctccctggggctgctgggtgctccACTGAGTCCCCGTCCACGGCAGCCCCGACTCTACCATCAGCTCCGCAGCCAGCGGGTGTTCTTGTCCAGCGTCGAGAAGCGGATCAGCttcaggctgggaggctggggcttCCTGTCGTCCCAGAGGTACTCGGGGGACAGCACCTTGGTGGGCTTGTGCGAGATGAAGCGGCGGTTCAGGTGGCTCTCCTCCTGCCAGGCCGCCATGATGCCGTTGGCCTTGTCCGCCAAGATGGCCATGTGGCAGCCCCTCGTGAACTCGTACACCCTGTCCACCCGTCCCCCAAAGACCGCCCCGCCATAATAGAAGTCCCCCTCGCCGTCGGCCACAAAGGCGGTGGAAACATGCCTGCGCTCGTAGGGGAAGTGCTGGCGGGACGCGGCGTAGTAGCCGGGGTGGATGGCGGCCACCAGGTCTCCCAAGGTCTCCGGGCCCCAGGGGTTCCGGAACACCATGTCCACGTCCACGCAGAAGAGGTAGTCCACCTCCCGGTGCGCCCGCTGGGCGATGTGCTGGCTGATGGTCTCCATGCGGCGCGTGGAGATCTCCTCCCAGCGGGAGTGCTTCTGGACGGGCAGGACGCTGAGGAGGCGGCCGGGGCCCAGCGGGACCCGGGGCACGGCCGCGGGCTTATCGGTGAACACGTAGTAACGCACCCGGTGGCCCTGCATGAAGAACTGCTCGGCCGACTCCAGGAAGCGCTGGACGAAGCCCGTGTACCTGGCGCAAGAGCCTGTCATCCCGGTGGCCCGGCAgcgccctgcccaggcccccacGCGTGCTGGCACCTCTCCGCTCCCCACCGTGAGCTGTCACTCACTCTGACCCTCGGAGTCCTCGTCTGTCAAATGCCACCATCATAGCACCTGCCTCTGCAGAATGATTGAGTGGCGCTGACGGTCACATCACAAGCCCACCTCTTACCGAGCACTTTCTCAGTGCCAGCGGGTCTGAGGGATTCCACCGTCACCCACTGTACAGGCAGAGACGCTGCGTCACGGAGAGGGGAAAGGGACCAAGCAGGGCAGTGGCTGCTTCAAGGGAAGGCGAGTGGTGccgggggcccagggcaggtgaaACGACGGGGCTCCCCGCTCCAGGCCACAGCTGATTGGACCAGGGCTCACCCACCATCTGGCCAGCACTTCAGGCCATAGGGGCCCATCACGGTCCCTCTCTCACAAGTCCTAGCAAGGGACCCAGAGGGAAGCTGCCAGGTGGTGGCTCTTACAGGAAAAGCcacctgggaggagagaggagaatagGAGAAACCCAGAGAGCAGGCAGcagagggtggggaagagaggggcctgggggcggggccggctcaGCGTGGGTCTGTGGACCTGCTGGTGGCCTGGACATGGACCCCCACTTCTATGGGGTGGTCTAGGGGGTTCCcactccttcctgcctgcctgactgtccAGGAGAAGCGGAGAGGGGTGCGGGGCCTCTGACACAGGCTTCTGCTGTTCCCTCCCCGGGGCTGCCCCgtccccttcctccaggaagccctgtcCGCCAGCCCCCCGCTCCTCTCTGCCGCCCCCTGCGCAGCACCTGGTTCAGGGAGGCTGCGTGGGCTGCTGCTCCAGGCCTTGCCTCACCCCAGACTGGAAGCTCCCGTGGCTCAGAgaggaccacccctcccccacccgcccccgaCTCACTTCCCGACGGCGAACACCGTGAGCCCGATGGTCAGGTTCAGCGGCTGGTAGATGAGCTGCAGGAGCTCCGGGTCGAAGGTCCCCTCGGACACGATGGGCGCCAGCCAGGGCGTGAGCGTCAGCAGCTCTGTGGGCCTGGCAGTGGGGTGGTCCCTCCTCGTGAGCACCGCGGGCtcaccttggccctgccacccacGCCGTGGAACCCTGGGCGGCTTCGTCCCTGTCTCCGGGCCTCAGCATCCCCAGGTGGAAGAGGGGGACGGTGGTAACTACAAAGCGCCTCCCCCTTTCATCGCGGGTCTCCAGGCTGCACCCACCTCTGCTCCAGCAGCTTCGGCTGAGGGTACTGCGACCTGCGACCGAGAAGGGCCAGTGGTGAGGgaggcgccccccacccccaccccccgggccaCAGAGCGGGGAGGACAGTCTGCTTACCGTGCCACGGGCTGGAACGGCTTCTCCCCCCGGAACTGCAGCTTCATGTTGCTGTGGGCAGAGGCGAGAGAGCCGTCAGTGCCAGGCGGTGGCAGATTGCAGCTGAGGCTAACCCAGCACCCACGGGGCAGGCACAATCCGGAACCTTCCCCACGGCTCTGCCCGCTCTGCAGGGGCTGGGCTGCGACAGAAGCATCTGTCCAGGGTGGTTGGTGTCCAGAAAAATAACTCGGTAAAACCCAAAGATGGacaaaccagagaaagaaaaaaacgtAGCAAAAATGCTCGGCCAAGGGTGATGACGGGACCGCAGGCGGGCCAAAGGGGGGTGGTGCTGGGAGCGGAAAGGGGACCCATGGAGGCCTGTGGGAAAGAGGCCTGGGAGCCATCCATGGGGAGCTGTGGGGAGGGCTGGTCTTAGTTTTTCTAGCTCCTGGTCCTGCCAGTAGGGGCCCAGGGGCAGTGtcagggggtgtggggtgtgcccTGGCCatatccagtgtggctcagtggatagagtgtcggactgaagggtcccaggttcgattctggcaaGAGCAGGTACCTCgattgcaagcttgatccctggcgctggtgagggcacatgcaggaggcaaccaaacgatgtctctctcacatcgatgtttctctctctctctgtatctccccctcccttccactgtctctaaattaatcaatggaaaaatatcctcaggtgaggagtaacaacaacaaaaagaacctctcccgccctgaccggtttggctcagtgtatagagcatcggcctgcggactgaagggtcccgggttcgattcccgtcaagggcaggtaccttggttgcaggcacatccccagtagggggtgtgcaggaggcagctgatcgatgtttctctctcatcggtgtttctaactctctatccctcttccttcctctctgtaaaataaatcaataaaatatattaaaacaagaaCCTCTCCATGTCCTCTGGCCCAGGAAGGGAACACATCAAACAAAAGGACCTTGAATACGGCAAAGGCTTTATATCCAAGGCTGCTCATTCCGAACTCGTGCAGCACACTGGGGAACCGGGAACCCGGCCCCCGTGGAATGAACGGGCGGGGACCCCAGAGAGGATGAGCACAGGCCGGAAAATAAAGCCACTTCCGGGAAACAGGACAAAATCGCGAAAACATTACAATCACAACGTTCCTGTTTTTAATACTGTACCCCCCTTGCATCCCGCAGTAAATCCCACTTGggcatgatgtatgatctttttaatatagcGCCGGATCCGGTTTGCGactattttgtttagaatttttgcaGCTATGTTTATCGGGGCTATAGACCTgtacttctctttctttgttgtgtctCTCTCTGGTTTGGAATTAGGACTATGCTGGCCTCGTAAGGTGAGCGTGGGAGTGTTTCCTCTTGATTTTGTTGGGCTGGTTTAAGGCGTGTCGTCCTGTGAATGTTTGGTGAAGTTCACGTGTGAGGCCGGCGCGGGCTTCCCTTTGCTGGGAGGTTCCGTTTACCACTCCCGTTCCACCGGTTGTCATCTGAGGCCACAACCATTTTCACCGGCAAGGAGCCTTTCTGCCTTCAGAACCAACTAGATGCCAATCTGTTCCTTTAGAAAGCACGGCAAGCAACACGCCACAGCGAACTTTGAAGCGGGAGCAAAATTCAGGTCAGTGGGACCCACCAGGGCTGCTTTCCAGCGTCCTAATTTACTATATTCCgtgcttaaaatgtttttaatcttcacctgaggacatgtgcTTATTGGTTTTACTTTATGCAATATTCATGTTTTCATGATAATAAAGCACGCCTTGTTCCTCAATAGTCTGTGCTCAGATTTTAAACTTCCCTTTAGTTGTCATGGAACACAAGGCGGGGGCCGGATGCCCCCGGGACTCTG contains:
- the GBGT1 gene encoding globoside alpha-1,3-N-acetylgalactosaminyltransferase 1 → MRCRRLALGLGLGLCLLVGTALCALWVYADDWLPFSYVPYYLPCPEIFNMKLQFRGEKPFQPVARSQYPQPKLLEQRPTELLTLTPWLAPIVSEGTFDPELLQLIYQPLNLTIGLTVFAVGKYTGFVQRFLESAEQFFMQGHRVRYYVFTDKPAAVPRVPLGPGRLLSVLPVQKHSRWEEISTRRMETISQHIAQRAHREVDYLFCVDVDMVFRNPWGPETLGDLVAAIHPGYYAASRQHFPYERRHVSTAFVADGEGDFYYGGAVFGGRVDRVYEFTRGCHMAILADKANGIMAAWQEESHLNRRFISHKPTKVLSPEYLWDDRKPQPPSLKLIRFSTLDKNTRWLRS